In Streptomyces sp. NBC_00433, a single genomic region encodes these proteins:
- a CDS encoding fibronectin type III domain-containing protein encodes MVVALGLGAGSVGAAAAAPQRSSVAAQALQAPMVDSVQPFASGTVHVTVTAGDTAQEAVARVDVHAYALDDNGDPTGAPVASGHVLNPDPANPPVVKVAGLTNDVNYAFEATETTAGGALSGVSTPFVGGPQTPKPPLAPTLATVLGRDTKLLVVWNPANPNGSPVTSYTVTATPNGPGTSVTANVDGTAIHTTLTGLVNGKYYSVAVTATNAAGTSPAGKSDSQTVGAEANGTVAARPAYTSSAPQDVSAGPPPPGADGSQPAPNSLQVSWDPPLDDGGHTITAYTVDAAAPGQPPIVATVPATTTSTTLTGLAPDVEYKITVTGTQHNGQLSATSTPVTAAPHPILAPGTVVLSDASVAAITQVTDTTVVFTDPPAQVTALAVKNIIAVGGSTNPLAHSGLLRVVDKISVSGGTVTLTTSQAALQQAFRSLDFTAHGNQATSGAQGYQIQMLNPNFQASVAPQVAIPIANKTFTLDLAEKLANDPKGKERLGNPKVTAKLTAALSLTTNWEANASFQDDPNGSWYSTKTFTYDFSATATAKASIKGELGIVYKHETQREELLRLKPAGTGCVIVYAIAFCPSLTIYTQTSIDGSITFTFDATYERTMGGKVHRDSSGNTHKTDLTKDAVTTFNYDLNAAAKVTFAFPVSLKILIYDVAGPELEVTPSIDIAADTAANPWLKVTAPLKVSVFFLLDFKLTTFSFGGVVYNTTFPLYQSAGAFPIPSLSSAPAAAAESPRTAAKSAGSTVVAAAAAAARQYAVTWPATCDPAQGVVWSMAAGSLGTVSQSGLYTPPANPGSNFTDLINATTAGTAGCPSVVTQAAYHHGASLPAAPHSAAISADGSTVTWTAPADGGSPIQEYLVTVVNNPGDPAGSETVLGTAPGTATSLAIPADRIPQIEAGHASVQVTAVNSRGQGPASALSPPAPATNPLPVLTTSTATAGGGSITVTPDVYNLGGSDATNVSYRLTYPAVFTNPTAPSSCTVNTASRTLTCDTGAIPAGTDKITPLISFTVGAMTPGTSHPLTLTRTAASPYPSDPNNGVDTLTCKADTALKVTCS; translated from the coding sequence ATGGTGGTGGCGCTGGGGTTAGGCGCCGGTTCGGTGGGCGCGGCCGCGGCCGCGCCGCAAAGGTCGAGCGTGGCGGCGCAGGCGCTGCAGGCCCCGATGGTCGACTCGGTGCAGCCGTTCGCCTCCGGCACGGTGCATGTGACCGTGACCGCGGGCGACACCGCACAGGAAGCGGTCGCCCGCGTCGACGTCCACGCCTACGCGCTGGACGACAACGGTGATCCCACCGGGGCGCCGGTGGCCAGCGGGCACGTGCTCAACCCGGACCCGGCCAACCCGCCGGTGGTCAAGGTCGCGGGCCTGACCAACGACGTCAACTACGCCTTCGAGGCCACCGAGACCACCGCCGGCGGGGCGCTGTCGGGCGTCTCGACGCCGTTCGTCGGCGGCCCGCAGACCCCGAAGCCGCCGCTGGCACCGACGCTGGCCACCGTCCTGGGACGGGACACCAAGCTGCTGGTCGTGTGGAACCCGGCCAACCCCAACGGCTCGCCGGTGACCTCCTACACGGTCACCGCGACACCCAACGGCCCCGGTACCAGCGTGACCGCGAACGTGGACGGCACCGCGATCCACACCACCTTGACCGGGCTGGTCAACGGCAAGTACTACTCCGTGGCGGTCACCGCCACCAACGCGGCCGGCACCTCGCCGGCCGGCAAGTCCGACAGCCAGACCGTCGGTGCCGAGGCGAACGGCACGGTCGCCGCCCGCCCCGCGTACACCTCCAGCGCCCCGCAGGACGTCTCCGCCGGACCGCCCCCGCCCGGCGCCGACGGCAGCCAGCCCGCCCCCAACTCCCTCCAGGTCAGCTGGGATCCGCCGCTGGACGACGGCGGCCACACCATCACCGCCTACACCGTGGACGCGGCCGCACCCGGCCAGCCGCCGATCGTGGCGACCGTGCCTGCCACCACCACCAGCACGACGCTGACCGGCCTGGCCCCGGACGTCGAGTACAAGATCACCGTCACCGGCACCCAGCACAACGGGCAGCTCAGTGCCACCAGCACCCCGGTGACCGCGGCACCCCACCCGATCCTGGCTCCGGGAACGGTGGTCCTGTCCGACGCGTCCGTCGCGGCCATCACCCAGGTGACCGACACCACCGTGGTCTTCACCGATCCGCCCGCCCAGGTCACCGCACTGGCGGTGAAGAACATCATCGCCGTCGGCGGGAGCACCAACCCGCTGGCCCACTCCGGCCTGCTGCGCGTCGTGGACAAGATCAGCGTCTCGGGCGGCACGGTCACCCTCACCACCAGCCAGGCCGCACTGCAACAAGCCTTCCGGTCGCTGGACTTCACCGCCCACGGCAACCAGGCGACCTCCGGCGCCCAGGGCTACCAGATCCAGATGCTCAACCCGAACTTCCAGGCATCGGTGGCGCCGCAGGTGGCGATCCCCATCGCCAACAAGACCTTCACCCTGGACCTGGCCGAGAAGCTCGCGAACGACCCCAAGGGCAAGGAGCGGCTGGGCAACCCCAAGGTCACCGCCAAACTGACCGCCGCACTGAGCCTGACCACCAACTGGGAGGCCAACGCCAGCTTCCAGGACGACCCGAACGGCTCGTGGTACTCCACCAAGACCTTCACCTACGACTTCTCCGCCACCGCGACCGCGAAGGCGTCGATCAAAGGCGAGCTGGGCATCGTCTACAAGCACGAGACGCAGCGCGAGGAGCTGCTGAGGCTCAAGCCGGCCGGTACCGGCTGTGTGATCGTCTACGCGATCGCGTTCTGCCCCTCGCTGACGATCTACACCCAGACCTCGATCGACGGCTCGATCACGTTCACCTTCGACGCCACCTACGAGCGGACCATGGGCGGCAAGGTCCACCGCGACAGCAGCGGGAACACGCACAAGACCGACCTGACCAAGGACGCGGTCACCACGTTCAACTACGACCTGAACGCCGCGGCGAAGGTCACCTTCGCGTTCCCCGTGTCGCTCAAGATCCTCATCTACGACGTCGCCGGGCCCGAGCTGGAGGTCACACCCTCCATCGACATCGCGGCGGACACCGCAGCCAACCCGTGGCTGAAGGTGACCGCGCCACTGAAAGTCTCGGTGTTCTTCCTCCTGGACTTCAAACTCACCACGTTCTCCTTCGGCGGCGTCGTCTACAACACGACGTTCCCGCTCTACCAGTCCGCCGGGGCGTTCCCGATCCCGTCCCTGTCCAGCGCTCCCGCGGCCGCCGCCGAGAGCCCGCGCACCGCGGCCAAGTCCGCCGGCTCGACGGTGGTCGCGGCCGCCGCGGCAGCCGCCAGGCAGTACGCCGTCACCTGGCCGGCGACCTGCGACCCCGCGCAGGGCGTCGTCTGGTCGATGGCGGCCGGCTCGCTGGGCACGGTGAGCCAGAGCGGCCTTTACACCCCGCCCGCCAACCCCGGAAGCAACTTCACCGACCTGATCAACGCCACCACCGCCGGCACGGCCGGCTGCCCCTCCGTCGTCACCCAGGCCGCCTACCACCACGGGGCGAGCCTGCCCGCCGCCCCGCACTCCGCGGCGATCAGCGCGGACGGCTCCACCGTGACCTGGACCGCTCCCGCCGACGGCGGCAGCCCCATCCAGGAGTACCTGGTCACCGTCGTGAACAACCCCGGCGACCCGGCCGGCTCCGAGACCGTCCTGGGTACCGCGCCCGGCACCGCCACCTCGCTGGCGATCCCCGCCGACCGCATCCCGCAGATCGAGGCCGGACACGCCAGCGTCCAGGTCACCGCGGTCAACAGCCGCGGCCAGGGCCCCGCCTCCGCCCTTTCACCGCCGGCTCCCGCCACCAACCCGCTGCCCGTCCTGACCACCTCGACGGCGACCGCGGGCGGCGGCAGCATCACCGTGACACCCGACGTCTACAACCTCGGTGGCAGCGATGCCACCAACGTCTCCTACCGGCTCACCTACCCGGCCGTCTTCACCAACCCCACCGCCCCCTCCTCGTGCACGGTCAACACCGCGAGCCGCACCCTCACCTGCGACACGGGAGCCATCCCCGCCGGCACCGACAAGATCACCCCGCTGATCTCCTTCACGGTGGGCGCCATGACACCCGGCACGAGCCACCCCCTCACCCTCACCCGCACCGCCGCCAGCCCCTACCCCAGCGACCCCAACAACGGCGTCGACACGCTCACCTGCAAAGCCGACACCGCACTGAAGGTCACCTGCTCCTGA
- a CDS encoding DUF6233 domain-containing protein: MSDDRDQEHGERQPAALPQGDGPLVDVTLPDGQHLYAVVKSRRREPDGWWYDLQIHLPSQGSDRGRLLVLPAPVDFRAPAALCEPVDGQPYDQVPTERPGTTPAWKVEEKVYSGPERGPARIVHRGECHAARDLARPASTEQARAVLTRDDAAPCPLCRPDRPLRTAA, from the coding sequence GTGAGCGACGACCGGGACCAGGAGCACGGCGAAAGGCAGCCGGCCGCGCTGCCGCAGGGCGACGGGCCGCTGGTCGACGTCACCCTCCCGGACGGGCAGCACCTGTACGCCGTGGTGAAATCCCGGCGCAGGGAACCCGACGGCTGGTGGTACGACCTGCAGATCCACCTGCCCAGCCAGGGCAGCGACCGGGGCCGGCTCCTGGTCCTGCCCGCCCCGGTCGACTTCCGCGCACCGGCCGCCCTGTGCGAGCCGGTCGACGGCCAGCCCTACGACCAGGTGCCCACCGAGCGGCCCGGCACCACCCCGGCCTGGAAAGTCGAAGAGAAGGTGTACTCCGGGCCCGAGCGCGGGCCGGCCCGCATCGTGCACCGCGGCGAATGCCACGCGGCCCGCGACCTCGCCCGGCCCGCCAGCACCGAGCAGGCCCGCGCCGTCCTGACACGCGACGACGCAGCCCCCTGCCCGCTGTGCCGCCCCGACCGGCCCCTGCGCACCGCCGCGTGA
- a CDS encoding lytic polysaccharide monooxygenase: MTHPRSRADIEFDGGWPSSGLEGGKFFPVNQVGLSDPDVPTDNPSGPKPVPPDGRIASSGSEPAAVALDEVRDWPKVDLQSGADAPFQWNFKMKHRTRRFNYFITREGWDPNAPLSRAQFESEPFATHKPYGDIPHHEMPPAENDPNLDKPHTITLPHRSGYHVILGVWEVADTGHAFYQVIDANFTP; this comes from the coding sequence ATGACACACCCGCGCTCCCGCGCGGACATCGAGTTCGACGGAGGCTGGCCGTCCAGCGGGCTGGAAGGCGGCAAGTTCTTTCCGGTGAACCAGGTCGGGCTGTCCGACCCGGACGTGCCGACGGACAACCCCAGCGGTCCCAAGCCGGTACCCCCGGACGGCCGGATCGCCAGCAGCGGCAGCGAACCGGCGGCCGTCGCGCTCGACGAGGTCAGGGACTGGCCGAAGGTCGACCTGCAGTCGGGCGCCGACGCCCCCTTCCAGTGGAACTTCAAAATGAAGCACAGGACGCGCCGCTTCAACTACTTCATCACCAGGGAAGGCTGGGACCCCAACGCCCCCCTGAGCCGCGCGCAGTTCGAAAGCGAGCCGTTCGCGACGCACAAGCCCTACGGCGACATCCCCCACCACGAGATGCCCCCCGCTGAGAACGACCCGAACCTCGACAAGCCGCACACGATCACGCTGCCGCACCGCTCCGGATACCACGTCATCCTCGGCGTGTGGGAGGTCGCCGACACCGGCCACGCCTTCTACCAGGTCATCGACGCCAACTTCACCCCGTAG
- a CDS encoding replication-relaxation family protein: MLSEGSTAGPAGKFGAPDRRGEPSQKLWGLTKAGLDSAAIKLKREPDVMGGRARGAGTGGAPHAMAVNSTAVAFIRGGRLPGASAGIGGIDSWRTEAAHPLSSSGKRNVRADAVFQDKDACVPLLMVEVDRSTEPAHVLADKVASYADFYARRVRPPGLPPSTGHGTIGDLNTVPFWETLYRRTGLAGLPPLAIVLTGAGPTALEGRMRAVGRLSREFWAGQEHAEYSYGTSDDGDGGFYLGFTGKVPLVMTTLDRLQQHGPMGPVWFRVAQERGREPEPLLKALTDTRTAAEYRQRRKQRERAAPALSSLRVRSGRARAWCVAGVSRASRSDGSPGGYALAGCGLVRPLRPGAPFV, translated from the coding sequence GTGCTTTCGGAGGGCAGCACTGCGGGGCCTGCGGGGAAGTTCGGTGCACCGGACCGGCGCGGCGAGCCGTCGCAGAAGCTGTGGGGCCTGACGAAGGCCGGCCTGGACTCCGCCGCGATCAAGCTGAAGCGAGAGCCCGACGTGATGGGCGGCCGTGCCCGCGGCGCCGGTACGGGGGGCGCTCCGCACGCGATGGCCGTCAATTCCACGGCCGTTGCCTTCATCCGCGGCGGCAGGCTCCCCGGCGCCTCGGCCGGGATCGGCGGTATCGACTCCTGGCGCACCGAGGCCGCGCACCCGCTGTCGTCCTCGGGCAAGCGCAACGTCCGCGCGGACGCGGTGTTCCAGGACAAGGACGCATGTGTGCCGCTGCTGATGGTGGAGGTCGACCGCTCCACCGAGCCCGCGCACGTCCTGGCGGACAAGGTCGCCTCCTACGCCGACTTCTACGCCCGCCGGGTGCGGCCCCCGGGACTTCCTCCCAGCACCGGCCACGGCACGATCGGCGACCTGAACACGGTGCCGTTCTGGGAGACGCTCTACCGCCGCACCGGCCTTGCGGGTCTGCCGCCGCTGGCGATCGTGCTCACCGGGGCCGGCCCCACCGCGCTGGAGGGCCGCATGCGCGCGGTCGGCCGGCTGTCCCGCGAGTTCTGGGCCGGGCAGGAGCACGCCGAGTACAGCTACGGGACGAGCGACGACGGCGACGGCGGCTTCTACCTCGGCTTCACCGGCAAGGTCCCGCTGGTGATGACGACCCTGGACCGCCTGCAGCAGCACGGCCCGATGGGGCCGGTGTGGTTCCGCGTCGCGCAGGAGCGCGGCCGGGAGCCCGAGCCGCTGCTGAAGGCGCTCACCGACACCCGCACGGCAGCCGAGTACCGCCAGCGCAGGAAGCAGCGCGAGCGCGCGGCCCCTGCACTCTCCAGCCTTCGCGTCCGCTCGGGGAGGGCCAGGGCCTGGTGCGTAGCGGGGGTGTCAAGGGCCTCCAGGTCTGATGGCAGCCCCGGCGGCTACGCGCTGGCGGGCTGCGGCTTGGTAAGGCCTCTGCGACCCGGCGCGCCATTTGTGTGA